The segment tttggaaaaaaaaaaattaaaaaaaacattgggtttttattttgtttaattgttGTTGGGTTTTCACTCATGCCTGCATGCTCTAACATCTTcgtttttctttataaaaaatatatatattgatggctgaaataactttttattcacttttttcAACCAAGACTTCTCTTGCAAACCCCACCTTGCTGTTTTACCGTCTCTACTGGTCAAAGTAATAGGGATCGCGGTTATgtcacctcttcttttttttgctccAACAGCTCCATCTGGCGATTGTTCATATAAAGTAGGCCTACAGACGAGTTCAAAACACTAGtgccaataaaaaaataataataatgataaatttGAACTTATTTACAAGCTCCGTTCATGTTGCTAACGTTTAGTACTAAAAGCAAAATATCAGATATATTGTGTAATGCGTTTATTTTGTCTTTAAAAGAGGACACGTTTCTTAAACAGATGTAATAGTAAATTTAGCATCTCGTGTAACATGGTTATGTTCTGAAAAGACCCCCGGAAGTAatttccaaaataaaaaaataagataaaaaataaactctCCACAAATTGAACTGTTAATTAAGCTCGGTTCCTTCGATAAATTGTGTCGTTTTAAAGATTACTGTGGCCTGTATAACACATACAACATGTAGTGTAAAGCCAGTCACATAATTACTTCCGGGTTAAGGTGTAACTTGGATACACAACACACCGCAACGCTCAGCAGTCCTGTCCTTGCAGACCCACTCAGGTCCTATGTCCACCTCCGTGCTCATAGCCGCTGTTGTCGGCGGTGGGGTTCTGCTCCTTATGCGCCGTTTTTTCCCTCGACGGCAAGCTGTCAAACTGCTCTGCTACCCAGCTGACACCATGCGTGGGAAGACAGTCATAGTGACCGGGGCGAACTGCGGGATAGGGAAGGCCGTGGCAGGGGAGCTGCTGAAGCTTCGTGCCCGGATCATCATGGCTTGTCGGGACCGCAAGAGCGCCGAGGATGCAGCCCAGGACATCAAGAGGCAAGCGGGTCCAGAGCAGGGGGAGGTGGTCATCAAACATCTGGACCTCGCCTCTCTCACATCTGTACGAAATTTTTGTGAGGAAATAAATACGGTAAGTGAGGTGACACAGGTGGGAATAGACGTGGGGATCATTGTTTGCTTATTTACCTTCTAGGATGTCCAGTACATTCTAGGTGCTGTTGAATATCATGTCCATTTCAAAGGTCCTGTAGGTACTTTAGTTGTCTGTAATGgggctgtctgtggtgctgAATTTCCACAAATAAGTTGCTAGCCAACAGTGTGGTAACATAAGAACCTATGCTCACaatctataaaaaaaacattggaaaACATTATTTACAGTACCTCCCAAAAGAAAACGTCagcatgaccaaaaaaaaaggtcacatATACAGCTTTTTAATTCTTATTTTGCACTGTTGCAAACCACTGCATTGATCTGTTTTTAATGGCATTTTACACTGTGTTCCTCTTAGTAAACTGAGATCATAGTTAAATATGTTTTCTTATAAAACATCTGATTAAACTGAGATGTacttttctcattttttgcCCCCCTGTTGGCATCTGTATTAATTCCCCTTTTTTGCTACATTCTTACAATTCCCTGTCACAACCACCAGGTGTCTCAGTGTGGCTTACATTAGTCTATTTGTGTAATTTCAAGGTACcttaaatgaattaaataatCCATGTTTGTTAAACAAACTTAAAGATCCAATCAAATTAAATGGAATTGGCTATTTCTTAAAGTaatgaaatgattattttataaaattgTCATGGCTTTTAGGACAAATGAAGGATATAATGTATGCTTGAGGCAGCTAATTACAGTAAAAATTAGGCTCCAATGAATTTTAAATCCCCTAAAATGACAGGCTTACCACTATTTACTTTGAAGAATTCCCAAAGAAGAATTCAATCTAAAATTACTGCTACTAGTGTGTGGTTAATCATCGCTGTGAAGATCTGAAACTGAGtctgaaatgttttaaatgtctcTTGCTTGTCAGGAGGAATCCCAGATTGATGTGCTTATCAACAATGCGGGCATCTACCAGTGTCCCTACACAAAGACCGAGGATGATTTTGAGATGCAGCTCGGAGTGAATCACCTGGGTCACTTCCTTCTCACCCACCTGCTGCTGGACCTTCTGAAGTCTTCAGCTCCCAGCCGCATCGTCGTGGTTTCCTCTAAACTTTACAAATATGGCCACATTAACTTTGATGACTTGAATAGTGAGAGCAACTACAACAAAGCCTTCTGTTACAGTCAGAGTAAGTTGGCTAACCTGCTGTTCACGCTTGAGCAGGCGCGTCAGCTCGAGGGCACGGGGGTCACGGTCAATGCTCTCACGCCGGGCATCGTGCGGACCAGACTAGGCAGACATGTTCAAATCCCTCTCCTGGCCAAGCCGCTGTTCTACCTCGCCTCGTTGGCTTTTTTCAAAAGTCCATTGGAGGGAGCTCAGACTCCGCTCTATCTGGCCTGCTCCCCAGAGGTGGAGGGAGTGTCGGGGAAGTGCTTTGCTAACtgcgaggaggaggagctgatgGCCAAAGCTACAGATGACGAGGCAGCCAAGAAACTGTGGGACATGAGTAGAAGTATGGTTGGACTCGCTAACTGAGCAGAGGCCAGTTCCGAGGACACAATTgtggggatttaaatgttcttgGACTTGATAGGTAATCTCTCACAGCCCTGCAGACGCTGTTCTGCAAGAGATGGGTTATGAGAAAACCAATTGCCTCCCTGGGGATAAAAGCATTAATGAAATGACAGATTGTGCCACTGAAGTGTGATAATTAAGTGTCTGAGCTTACATTGCAGTGAGCTGAAATAAGATTGTATATGgtttgactttgaaaatgtgatGGCTCAGAATATGAACCGCTGCCCTTTTCTGTGCAGCAAAATCTCAATTTTGAAAAAGTATTTTTGTTGTAAGTAGTTTACTGGAAAATGACAACTGTAACCTGATTATTAAAGTGCATGTAATAAGTACATTGATTAAAACTACACTCACAAGAAGCTTGGATTGTACACCTCTAGAAAGACACATTTGGAGAAGATGAACAATATCCAGTCTGTGAATaaaatgatgaaacatttcagtgcAAACAGGTGGTAAAATTATTGATAAATCTATCCAAGTTGCTGTATCCAGCAAGCCTAGTCAGTTCAAGTCAACATAATGCCTAGATATATTGTTTTCTTATATTCGAATGGCCATACCAAGTTTAAGATGGACACCTCAACATCAAAGGGACTTGCTTCACTGCATTGGTGAATGCGAAGCTATGTTGTCCTATTCATCTCTATGGTGAGGTCATGTTATTGCTCGTCCTTTTCAAATCCCCAGAGTGAATGAAATGCATCCATTTCAGGTTGAGCTGTTGTGTTTGAAGGCTAAATTTGAGTACACTTCAGCGATGTATTTTGCAGTGTGGTGGGGAGTGGCTGTTGGTCTGGTTTCCTTTGATGTGTTTAAAGTATAAAGGGTTTCTGCTGCGTCTGGATGAGGTCAACAGTGAATGAGCTGCTCTGCGGCTCCCTCCTGTGGATGGATTCAATCTCACGTGTAAATCCCTTCTCACCTCAGGGGGAGACGCAGCGATGGAATATACCAATCAGCCACAACATGAAAAATCAGTGATGGGTGAGGTGATTTAGACTGGTCACCTCTTTGCAATGAAATGTGCGAGAAAAACCTTGGGACTTGGCATTTGTGTGGGTGTTAAGTTGACACGTACACTCATCTGGGTATTACACAGATGGTtgtaatgttgtgttttttcctgtatttatatatatatatatatatatatatgtaattaCTAAATGTCTGATACAGAACTGTCTTCTTAAAGTGCTGAATAAAATGGAGTGACTGCAAAAGTAAACATATTTTCAGTATCTTCTTTCAAcacttaattaatttatttgttctttttggTCTTTAGATTGTGAGAATTTCCTTTCGAGTTCTGATTCGTTcaaagaacagaccaaaaacaTCAACATGTTCAATGTTTTAATGAGAAACACAGGAAATCCTAAAATCTTAGAGGcttgagatgatgatgatgtgtgatgtgtttgGCATTTTTCTCAAAGTATGTGACTTACATGATTAGGAATTTCAAATCGTAATCAATTTCTAAACTTAATAATTGTATCAACCTTTCATCTTATTACTATATACTTGCTAAAAAAAACCCAGTAGTTAGCAGGTATCGGACACAGTTTTAACATGAAAAGAGAAGTCTAACCTTCTTAAAAGTGGTATTTAAAGCATGGATAGTTCTGGCATTTCTTCCAGGCcatcagaaaaaataaaagataaacacATAGTGGTGTATGTAAAATAGTAGCTCTTACTAAGAGTGTTGGATATCACAAATATAAATGATTTACGCAGTGATATTGTTATGATAACGATTCCCTGCAAAAGACATCCAAACTTCCCGCCTGCTTAGAGTTTTTTCTCTACCAACCTATTTTTAAATTTACAACAGTGGTAAAGCAGAGCTTCACGGTGACTCAGCAGGCGCGCACCACACGGTTGCAGCAATCCGAGTCTGAACAATGAAAGGCTCCCCTCTTCGTTCGGTTGCCTTCACAAAGGATCAGCAGTCAAGTAATCATCTTGAAACAGCAGCTGATCACATGTTACTGAAAAAACGCAAGAAGTTAAAACCTGATGTCTCTTTCATGCATCCATATTTTAAATCCCCACATGTAAAACTAATGAAAGTCTGGGGGAGTTATATGTGTAATTTGTGCTTTATTAAGTGAACAAAACAGCCTAAGTATAGAAACATGCATcattgtccaaaaaaaaaaaggagaaaaaaaagaaggttaCAGAAGCTTGGTGGGGTGAGGGCATCCAAATCTGAGGTAGAACAGGGGCAGGAAAACCTCTCAGAGGGATATAGAGGAGCAAAAAATAAAGTTATATTGACTGCTAAAACAGATGTTTACATTTCAAAACGTTCCATcaataacaacaaaacacaCCAATTGATACTGTCAATTTcaattaacagaaaaaaaagtgtatatTAGTCACCTAAGAGgctcatttgtttttgtttttcttcttcaatgcTCTTAAAAAGGCCAACAATGTTTCAGACAGTTAAAAATAATGACTGAAACTAGTCTAAGTGGAGTTGATAGAGGGGGGAGTTTCAATACAACACTCATTTTTCGAATATAGCATCTGCagtttttgatttatttacaagttCCAAGATTATTAGGAAGATTTGCACTTGTTTTGGATGTAATTCTCGCTAACAGCTACATACAAAATATATCACtcaatttttattttgtatatatttttacatttgtcatTTAAATACGTAGACATTCTTATACATTTTAATGCTTCTATGAGCTTCTCTGACCATTCCTGTGCCTCAAACACTTGAGTCGTGACTCCCTTCTTCCAGATGTTTGTGTTGTAAACAGGTGCGATCCACCATCATACGATCTTGGTTCTTAAATAACCAGGAGCAGTTACATCTTTTTCAATGATTTAGCTCCTGGCTGCATGTCAGACCGTTTTTTTGTCAAACGGTAGTGCCAACAGAAGATGTAGCTTAGCACACAAAGGCCCATTGTGTTTCATTCTATCAATAATTTaacctgattggaaagtatatCAGTTCAGAAGTGTTCCATAAAGTTGGGCCTTAGTAAGACTGTCCTTCCTGGAAAGTCCCAGAGAGCCAAATTTTTGGTTGTACGGGGGAGGAGGGGGTGGGGCCGGTGGTGGCGACTGGCTCACCTGTGCAGGCATGTTGTGCATGTCCACTTGATAGTGCTGCAGCTCTGTGGCCATCTCCagggacctctggttgagagaCTCGGTAGAGCTGTTGGGGCTGGGATCTACATAATCTGTACTCTGGCCCCCCACTGCAACATTGCCCTCCCTGTCTTTGGAGCTCCCTGAGTGGTAGAGACTGTGCTCTGACCCCTGGCTGTCCTCAACTCGGTACAAGTGGGCCTGGCTGTGTGCCTGATGCAAACCTGGGCTGCATTCAGGGCTAGGGCTGGCAGCAACCCAAACCGGGTCCATGGCACCTGCTCCATGATGGTAGTAATCAGCGCCTTCTTGGAAGCTGCTGTAGAGCGGCCCAAGCCGGATCTTTGCAGGGCGGACAGAGAAGTGCTGCTCTGAGAAGCTGTAAGGTGAGGCTCGGCCCGGGCTGCGGTAGCTATGGGCACTTAAGTCCTCCACACTGAGTTGTCTCCATCGACCAATCAGCTCGTCCTCCTCAGGGGCTAATGTGCTGCCTCTACGACTATCTCCGTAGGCGACACTTGGGGAGGAAGATGGAGGGAGTGGCTCATAGGGTTCACTGAAACAGGAGGACATGGTGCGGCTGTAGACTGGTGAGCTGCCGTTCTGGTGGTGGCTTATCTCCGTCTGTTGGAAGGGATGAGCATTGCCAAATCCTCTTGGACTATCCCTCTCCCAAGATGAGTCGCTCTTTCTCTCATAGTCCCCTGCATCTCTCCAGTCCATGTAGAGTGAGTGATGGTGCGGGGAGGAAGCAGCACTGCTGGGCGGCCCATTGCCTTTGTCCTCAGACCCCCCTCCACTGAAGCTGGAGTAAGAGCTAGAGCCACCGCCCAGTGTAGTGGGGAACTTAGGAAACTGCTCCTGAGAGAAGCCGGCCCTTAACCCCACCGAACCCTCCTCTGGGGTGCTGTCAGTGGAGTTCTGGGGCCCATACagcagcttcctctgaccatgAAGATCCATACTGGGCCTCCGCTCACGGTGACGGTCATCAGGGCAGTACAGGGCTGTATCACTGCTGTACAGATCAGATTTGTAGGCTGCACGGAGACCCAGGCGCTCTCCAGGGCCCAATCTCTCCAGAATGAAAGCCTGATCCTGGGTTTGGGGGCTGGGGGAGCGGgaggcctggctgctgctgcaggccTCATCTGGCTTCTCAAGCACTTTGGCAATGAGAGATGCTGGGACAGAGTCAGGGTAGGAGTGACAGAGAGGAGACTCCTCCAGGTGCATGGTCAGTCGCTCTTGAAAATCAGCAGGCAGCTAGAAATgtaagagaaaaaaggaagttAGAATATGTGttctaaatgtgtttttgcacCAGCAAAGGGAAATATATTGGATTAAATTAAAGTCTCCTATAAAAGGGAAAACAATTTAAGTTTACAGCAGGTCACGCTGAGCAGCAGGTTAGGGTTTTCTGTGTCAGGCTGAACAGTATTCATTTGTTGGGTTGTTAATAGGCAATGTATGTGTGGCGACTTTATAAGCATGACTTTGTTTTAAACCTCCACTCAAAAACTGTGCTTTAAAATTCTTTTGACTACCAGTGATCTCATTGGCAGATTTTCAAATGCAGTTTATAGCATTGATATATAAAATCAAAAGGGTTTTACCAATGATCACCATTTTGAAAGAGCTATTTATAAGTCCCTGTTCAGACCTATAGCATGGACGTGGACAGCCAAAAATACAGGTACTCTGGGCACATTGAGAACACACTCAGATTTAATTGTTCAGGGCAAATTCGAGCACAATGCCAAAGCTATGCATCTGTCCTGTTGATCCTGATTGTCGCCTTTTTAAGGTCATATAAAGATGGTAACTGTCATCTGATCACAGATGGCCTCCCAGGACACATGTGCCAGGTAtgaacacacacagtcagagctGTCCAATTTTAATCGGTTTACCAAGGGCACACAGATATAcaaggtctgaacagtctccaGATCATGTCAGAACATTTTCAACTTGAAAAAAAGCTCAGTAATTACATTCTCCTTTCAATAAGAAATTTTTCTTCTGAGGCGGTTTTATAATTGTAAAACCTTCCCAGTGTATAAAGAAATGTTCTATTTATATGGGTACACAGAAATACAAGGTCTGAACAGTGTCCAGATCGTGTCAGAACATCTTCAACTTGAAAAAAAGCTCAGTAATTACATTCTCCTTTCAATGAGAATTTTTTTTCTGAGGGGGTTTTTATCGTTGTAAAAACTTCCCAGTGTATAAAGTAATGTTCTATTTATACGACAGTAACACAATGCACAATCAGTAAACCTTCTACAGCAGAAAGGTTTAGACTTTTTTGTGTATGCACTTCGGGAGCTAGTTCTATTCTAGTGACCCTGTGCCACCTTGAGTAAAGTATCATGGTCTTCCataaataaatcattgattTTGAAGCATTTCTGACAGTAATCTGCCACCGACTGTTTTCAGTCACCAATGATCCAAATCGACAGTTCGGTTCTCTTAATGTGAGTCAGGCTCACTGGTTTGGCTTGATGACCAATGATCTAATCACATCTCTCTCAGGACTGTCAGCATTTAACCAGTGTAAAGGGGCGTTGTTGTGAAAACAGCCAATTAATGCTTATTTATTTGCGGAACTGTAGCCCTAAGCTACAGTGTAATTTCTTAATGACGCTGATTGATGTGACTATGTGTCTTTGCCACATGCAGGTTCTGTTGTCCCTCTTCAGTGCAGTAAGTGTGTCAGTATGTCACTGACTTCTGTGTATGACACCACAACATATACTTATGCATTTACATGCTTTGACTGCAATAATTATGTCCATGACTCCagtaaaaagtcattttcactGGCCAGAACCTCAGCAGAAGATAAGTATATACCCTATATGTGACAATGCCTTTCCTAGAAGAGAAAGacatttctattttattctattttgagCATTTCTCAGTAAGAAAGCTTCCATCCACTATCTGTACCTCTCCATAGCAACAAGCAATAAGTTAACTGCAGCGCTTTATGACCAGGAATCTAGCCTTGTTTCTAATTGCCAATCAGAGGCAATCTAATTATAACTACGTAGTTAGAGACAAGACAAATGCTACAGAGAACATGAAAAGATATCTTATCATAACATTTTGATTACAAACAAACTCAATGCAGATTAATGACCATCTTCACATTTTTCCATTTGGGCTCATTTTGAACAAGATCACTCTAAGCCTTTTATTTGGCATTCAAAATGCGAGCCCGGTCATTTCATACCCTCTCTGTGCTTGTTTTGCAGCAAAACAAACGACTAAAGCACTTCAGTAGGCGCTGGAGAGCCACTGCACTTCTCAAAAATGCTGCAGCACTGTTCATCAATATGCTTTCGATTAGCTCCCACCCACAGGACCAGCAGACCGGTGGACATGCTGTACAGTGAGTGCATGTATAGCCTCTGACCCCCATTATGTTTGGTAGATAGCAAACAGATTCTCACGCTACGATAGATCCTCGGCTGTGCATGTTTTTGCATGCGCTGTTTAAATGTAGGGTTGATATTTTATGACTCTTACGCAACCAAATGCAGTTTCCATTGATATTTGCACTCACCCATACAGATAAAATGTGGAAAGGCATACTCTAACCTTGTGGACACTCGCCAGCTTTATTGTCACATGGACAAGGCATAAAGCCCACGGCTGATGCAGCAGAAAGTGGAGCCAAGCTGGTCTAGTGTTAAAACACTCATCAATACTCACATGCCTTCTTTTCACAAGCAACAGCAGGGTGGTATGATGAGGCTGCAAAGTGCTCTTCATCTGCATTTTGCCACACACAGTACTTTTCCCTAACTGTCCTTCAGATTGCTTCACAATGTGCCTTGAAGTAGTTTCCCTGCTGACTTTGGCTAAACCATTGTCAAACGATTATGTGATTACCAAATCTAGTGCAGTATCGCTGACTTGACCGCACATTGACTGACAGGAGGAAAAAGACTGGCTAAGCTTGTCTCATACAGTCAGTGGGAGTTTGATCGTCCAGTATGTGCGACTGCAATTTTTCATTTGTAAGCCAGCATGTAATTCTATTTCTCTGCCAAATTACCTCCATTTTAAATTTGAACAACATGTGTCGGATTGTGTTTCATCTCAACATACGATTTACAAAGGAaaacatttttgtaaaaaaagaaGTAACAGCTGAATTTGCCTCTGGTGTCTTTTTCAAAACAGGTTGCATTTAAATGGTGAATACAATATATGatcaaatttaaataaataaatacccaCAGCCTTTTAAGCATAGTTGATGTTGATAGGCTGTAACTTTTATATTCCCATTAAGTTCCAAGCTgccagatttttttaaaccttgcCCCTTTCATCTTTCTCCGGTGAAGGTTCCTTAAGCCAAATAACACACAGCTCTGATTCTTCAACTACATCTCTCTCCGTCCTCTAGTCACCTCCAGTTCTCATCGCCCTGCCAAGTCTGCCCTCTTATCTGTTCTGGCTCATGAAGGGCAGGACGACCTTCTTGTTACAGTCGAAACTGCAAATTCTTCCCCAAAAATTAGGCTTAGCGCTGCTCCAGAAACCTCCAATTTGCCACATAGAGCTTTAATGAAAAACTATTCAAACTTTTCTATGCACTCATTTGAAACTCTTATGGTTCTTGATCTTAAAGAGAATAAActgacagggaaaaaaaaaatcaaactccATTATTACTGAGGAGCAGTTCAAACAGGTTTTCAGAAAAGGTAAAGAGCGGTTGATTacaggaagagagaaaaaaaaaggatccaaGCCCGTAAAAGTGAGTGTTGGGTTCACCTCGGAGAGCTGGGCCCTGTAAAGAGACTTGTTGCACTGCAGCAGCTGAGCAGCCAAGTTACAGTCTTTTCTGTACAAGTCCTGTGGAAGtacaacatgaacataaacaacagagagaacagacaggaaTCAATATAAATCTATCACTTTACAATACTCCCCTGAATCTCTAGGATATAATATTTCAACCTTTTATTCCATCTTGTTGTCTTTGTCCAGCTTTACAAAGCTCAATAGAAGTATAATAGAAAATAGTCTTTTGATGTTTGATAAATTTGTTCAGACCAACTTAGGCAGTCATTATCATATTCATTGATGTTGCTTGCTTACCTGTAAACTTTAGTGAGTTATACCTTTGAGTGAGTTATACCAGAATATTACAGAGAACTTTAAAGTTCCCACGAAATCCAATTGGACATTTACTGTTTTTGTATGAAATGTATGTTGCCTATACACCAGTATCTGGCCCTAAAATGACAAAGGAGAAATTAAGGTATGAGCATTTTTAATGGCATTTTTTGAGTTTATAATTTCCTGCACTAGAGGACATAACTCCACGCTGCAGAAGGGAGTGGTAGCCAATGTTCTTACTATTTACTATGAGAATATTTTAGACATCtataaaaaacataaacaaagcaATGTTTGCATAAAGTCAGTAAATTATTGTTCAGTTTTTGGCATTCAACATATATCTAGCACAGTTAGATGTGTTTTAAtgcttttggattacttaaaatCCTGAGTTACTATTCCAACTAACACATGATTCTTAGGAGACAGAGGTTGGGTGAATTTTGTCGTGCTGTAGTTATCTTACTATTCAAAGTCCAGAAAGAAATCAGTTTATATCTTTATGGTTTAGCATTCAAATAATTGTGATCACAAAACCcctcttagtttttttttttttttgtcataacaaaataaactgGCTTCATTTGAAAACGGAATATGTTGTATGTTGCGAATAAAGACACTAAATATGATTAAGCACACATGAATAGCTTGGTTCTGCAGAAATAAATGCATATCAAGAGAAAACACCAGCATGACTCTAACTTACGTTGTCCTCTTGTAGCTTCTCGATGGTGAGCTTCGCCTCCATCAGGTGGTTGTTGAGGACGATGATCTCTCTGCTGAGAG is part of the Odontesthes bonariensis isolate fOdoBon6 chromosome 24, fOdoBon6.hap1, whole genome shotgun sequence genome and harbors:
- the rdh14b gene encoding retinol dehydrogenase 14b; protein product: MSTSVLIAAVVGGGVLLLMRRFFPRRQAVKLLCYPADTMRGKTVIVTGANCGIGKAVAGELLKLRARIIMACRDRKSAEDAAQDIKRQAGPEQGEVVIKHLDLASLTSVRNFCEEINTEESQIDVLINNAGIYQCPYTKTEDDFEMQLGVNHLGHFLLTHLLLDLLKSSAPSRIVVVSSKLYKYGHINFDDLNSESNYNKAFCYSQSKLANLLFTLEQARQLEGTGVTVNALTPGIVRTRLGRHVQIPLLAKPLFYLASLAFFKSPLEGAQTPLYLACSPEVEGVSGKCFANCEEEELMAKATDDEAAKKLWDMSRSMVGLAN
- the LOC142375486 gene encoding brain-enriched guanylate kinase-associated protein isoform X2 is translated as MRGKERRQTMKKIYIGKTALKVPRNGGKHPKKSSLLEQKEDLRKRLSYTTHKLELLQSEFDSTRQYLETELRRAQEELDKFTDKLRRIQSSYSALQRINQDLEEKIHRNSQHHDDEKRALSREIIVLNNHLMEAKLTIEKLQEDNDLYRKDCNLAAQLLQCNKSLYRAQLSELPADFQERLTMHLEESPLCHSYPDSVPASLIAKVLEKPDEACSSSQASRSPSPQTQDQAFILERLGPGERLGLRAAYKSDLYSSDTALYCPDDRHRERRPSMDLHGQRKLLYGPQNSTDSTPEEGSVGLRAGFSQEQFPKFPTTLGGGSSSYSSFSGGGSEDKGNGPPSSAASSPHHHSLYMDWRDAGDYERKSDSSWERDSPRGFGNAHPFQQTEISHHQNGSSPVYSRTMSSCFSEPYEPLPPSSSPSVAYGDSRRGSTLAPEEDELIGRWRQLSVEDLSAHSYRSPGRASPYSFSEQHFSVRPAKIRLGPLYSSFQEGADYYHHGAGAMDPVWVAASPSPECSPGLHQAHSQAHLYRVEDSQGSEHSLYHSGSSKDREGNVAVGGQSTDYVDPSPNSSTESLNQRSLEMATELQHYQVDMHNMPAQVSQSPPPAPPPPPPYNQKFGSLGLSRKDSLTKAQLYGTLLN
- the LOC142375486 gene encoding brain-enriched guanylate kinase-associated protein isoform X4, whose protein sequence is MNNIDAISSLLEQKEDLRKRLSYTTHKLELLQSEFDSTRQYLETELRRAQEELDKFTDKLRRIQSSYSALQRINQDLEEKIHRNSQHHDDEKRALSREIIVLNNHLMEAKLTIEKLQEDNDLYRKDCNLAAQLLQCNKSLYRAQLSELPADFQERLTMHLEESPLCHSYPDSVPASLIAKVLEKPDEACSSSQASRSPSPQTQDQAFILERLGPGERLGLRAAYKSDLYSSDTALYCPDDRHRERRPSMDLHGQRKLLYGPQNSTDSTPEEGSVGLRAGFSQEQFPKFPTTLGGGSSSYSSFSGGGSEDKGNGPPSSAASSPHHHSLYMDWRDAGDYERKSDSSWERDSPRGFGNAHPFQQTEISHHQNGSSPVYSRTMSSCFSEPYEPLPPSSSPSVAYGDSRRGSTLAPEEDELIGRWRQLSVEDLSAHSYRSPGRASPYSFSEQHFSVRPAKIRLGPLYSSFQEGADYYHHGAGAMDPVWVAASPSPECSPGLHQAHSQAHLYRVEDSQGSEHSLYHSGSSKDREGNVAVGGQSTDYVDPSPNSSTESLNQRSLEMATELQHYQVDMHNMPAQVSQSPPPAPPPPPPYNQKFGSLGLSRKDSLTKAQLYGTLLN
- the LOC142375486 gene encoding brain-enriched guanylate kinase-associated protein isoform X1, with the protein product MGFLTSRSGKERGEDADEGAGRREELGGLADEEMNNIDAISSLLEQKEDLRKRLSYTTHKLELLQSEFDSTRQYLETELRRAQEELDKFTDKLRRIQSSYSALQRINQDLEEKIHRNSQHHDDEKRALSREIIVLNNHLMEAKLTIEKLQEDNDLYRKDCNLAAQLLQCNKSLYRAQLSELPADFQERLTMHLEESPLCHSYPDSVPASLIAKVLEKPDEACSSSQASRSPSPQTQDQAFILERLGPGERLGLRAAYKSDLYSSDTALYCPDDRHRERRPSMDLHGQRKLLYGPQNSTDSTPEEGSVGLRAGFSQEQFPKFPTTLGGGSSSYSSFSGGGSEDKGNGPPSSAASSPHHHSLYMDWRDAGDYERKSDSSWERDSPRGFGNAHPFQQTEISHHQNGSSPVYSRTMSSCFSEPYEPLPPSSSPSVAYGDSRRGSTLAPEEDELIGRWRQLSVEDLSAHSYRSPGRASPYSFSEQHFSVRPAKIRLGPLYSSFQEGADYYHHGAGAMDPVWVAASPSPECSPGLHQAHSQAHLYRVEDSQGSEHSLYHSGSSKDREGNVAVGGQSTDYVDPSPNSSTESLNQRSLEMATELQHYQVDMHNMPAQVSQSPPPAPPPPPPYNQKFGSLGLSRKDSLTKAQLYGTLLN
- the LOC142375486 gene encoding brain-enriched guanylate kinase-associated protein isoform X3, with translation MKLCVSRSSLLEQKEDLRKRLSYTTHKLELLQSEFDSTRQYLETELRRAQEELDKFTDKLRRIQSSYSALQRINQDLEEKIHRNSQHHDDEKRALSREIIVLNNHLMEAKLTIEKLQEDNDLYRKDCNLAAQLLQCNKSLYRAQLSELPADFQERLTMHLEESPLCHSYPDSVPASLIAKVLEKPDEACSSSQASRSPSPQTQDQAFILERLGPGERLGLRAAYKSDLYSSDTALYCPDDRHRERRPSMDLHGQRKLLYGPQNSTDSTPEEGSVGLRAGFSQEQFPKFPTTLGGGSSSYSSFSGGGSEDKGNGPPSSAASSPHHHSLYMDWRDAGDYERKSDSSWERDSPRGFGNAHPFQQTEISHHQNGSSPVYSRTMSSCFSEPYEPLPPSSSPSVAYGDSRRGSTLAPEEDELIGRWRQLSVEDLSAHSYRSPGRASPYSFSEQHFSVRPAKIRLGPLYSSFQEGADYYHHGAGAMDPVWVAASPSPECSPGLHQAHSQAHLYRVEDSQGSEHSLYHSGSSKDREGNVAVGGQSTDYVDPSPNSSTESLNQRSLEMATELQHYQVDMHNMPAQVSQSPPPAPPPPPPYNQKFGSLGLSRKDSLTKAQLYGTLLN